One segment of Pseudanabaena sp. FACHB-2040 DNA contains the following:
- the efp gene encoding elongation factor P gives MISSNDFRPGVSIELDGSVWRVVEFLHVKPGKGAAFVRTKLKNAQTGSVVERTFRAGETVPQANLEKLTMQHTYREAEDYVFMDMESYEEMRLTAAQIGDRVKYLKEEMAVNVVRWQEQIIEVEMPNSVVLEVTQTDPGVKGDTATGGTKPAIVETGAQVMVPLFISIGERIKIDTRSDSYLGRE, from the coding sequence ATGATTTCCAGTAACGATTTTCGCCCCGGCGTCAGCATTGAACTAGATGGTTCCGTTTGGCGCGTCGTCGAGTTCCTGCACGTAAAACCCGGCAAAGGAGCTGCCTTTGTTCGCACTAAGCTAAAGAATGCTCAAACCGGTAGCGTTGTAGAGCGAACCTTCCGGGCTGGAGAAACGGTGCCCCAGGCCAACCTGGAAAAGCTAACCATGCAGCACACCTATCGGGAAGCCGAAGACTACGTCTTTATGGACATGGAGAGCTATGAAGAAATGCGCCTGACGGCTGCTCAAATTGGCGACCGGGTGAAGTACCTCAAGGAAGAAATGGCGGTCAACGTAGTTCGTTGGCAGGAACAAATCATTGAGGTGGAAATGCCCAACTCGGTTGTTCTAGAAGTGACCCAAACCGATCCTGGCGTTAAAGGCGATACGGCAACTGGCGGCACTAAGCCAGCTATTGTTGAGACTGGCGCTCAGGTCATGGTACCTCTATTTATTTCGATCGGTGAGCGGATCAAGATCGATACTCGTAGTGATTCCTATCTGGGTCGAGAATAG
- the hisS gene encoding histidine--tRNA ligase, whose translation METLQSLTGTEDILPKPQLVGQDIKVADISTWQRVEAAARDIFHRAAYREIRTPIFEQTALFERGIGEATDVVGKEMYTFKDRSDRSLTLRPEGTAGVVRAFIQQSLYAQGGVQRLWYTGPMFRYERPQKGRQRQFHQVGVEVLGSRDPRADVEVLALATDLLQTLGLRNLTFFLNSVGNPEDRARYREALVAYLTPYKDQLDSDSQDRLSRNPLRILDSKDEKTQAIAQAAPSILDYLGDDSRRHFDSVQQQLTDLGIAFELNPRLVRGLDYYTHTAFEIQSSDLGAQATVCGGGRYDGLVKELGGPDTPAVGWAIGLERLTLLLETLNPAAAPTVDLYVVSRGEKAESNGLLLAQKLRGAGFAVELDLSAAAFGKQFKRADRSGAAACLILGDAEAENGTVQLKWLQSGEQLELTQADLLADVEGLRSQLRAAREV comes from the coding sequence ATGGAGACGCTGCAATCACTTACGGGAACTGAAGATATTCTGCCTAAGCCTCAGTTGGTCGGGCAGGATATCAAAGTGGCCGACATCAGTACCTGGCAGCGGGTAGAAGCAGCCGCCAGAGACATCTTCCATCGAGCTGCCTATCGGGAAATTCGTACCCCTATTTTTGAGCAAACAGCGCTGTTTGAACGGGGCATTGGCGAGGCGACCGATGTGGTGGGCAAGGAGATGTACACCTTCAAAGATCGCAGCGATCGCTCCCTTACCCTGCGCCCAGAAGGCACCGCTGGCGTGGTGCGGGCCTTCATTCAGCAAAGTCTTTACGCCCAGGGCGGCGTGCAGCGGCTTTGGTATACCGGCCCGATGTTTCGCTATGAACGGCCCCAAAAAGGGCGACAGCGGCAGTTTCACCAGGTTGGCGTAGAGGTGCTGGGCAGCCGCGATCCGCGCGCCGATGTCGAGGTGTTGGCCCTAGCGACCGATCTGCTACAGACTCTAGGGCTCCGCAACCTGACCTTCTTCCTCAACTCAGTGGGCAACCCTGAAGATCGGGCCAGATACCGAGAGGCTCTGGTAGCCTACCTCACCCCCTACAAAGACCAGCTCGACTCAGACTCCCAAGATCGCCTCAGCCGCAACCCGCTAAGAATTTTAGACAGTAAAGACGAAAAGACCCAGGCGATTGCCCAGGCTGCGCCGAGCATTTTAGACTACCTGGGCGACGATTCTCGGCGGCACTTCGACAGTGTGCAGCAGCAGTTGACGGATCTCGGCATTGCTTTTGAGCTGAACCCTCGCCTAGTGCGCGGCCTAGACTACTACACCCACACTGCCTTTGAAATCCAGTCCAGCGATCTGGGGGCTCAAGCCACCGTCTGCGGCGGTGGTCGCTACGACGGCTTGGTCAAGGAACTGGGCGGACCCGACACTCCAGCCGTCGGCTGGGCCATCGGTCTAGAGCGGCTAACCCTGCTGCTAGAAACTCTCAACCCAGCCGCCGCCCCTACAGTGGACCTATACGTCGTCTCCCGAGGCGAAAAAGCCGAATCTAACGGCCTGCTACTGGCTCAAAAGCTGCGCGGAGCCGGATTTGCAGTGGAGCTAGATCTGAGCGCCGCCGCCTTTGGCAAACAGTTTAAGCGAGCCGACCGCAGCGGAGCTGCCGCCTGCCTGATCTTGGGCGACGCCGAAGCCGAAAACGGCACCGTTCAGCTCAAGTGGCTGCAGAGCGGAGAACAGTTGGAGCTGACTCAGGCTGATTTGCTAGCGGATGTGGAGGGGTTGCGATCGCAACTGCGTGCAGCTAGAGAGGTGTAA
- a CDS encoding sigma 54-interacting transcriptional regulator codes for MTVSNSVTWLQENTSLGLLSPASLAAVAAAIEERTLPAGKTLAEAGAAADGLYILLEGQIETQGPISGNVGFLPGAIINLEALLLEQLVEKTVVTLSEARTGFVSAEQVQVILNRHPDILQTFTRQLLEAFRRLSSELDYEQERQVILRPYLVAKAKRGVIGKSRYAVRLRQQVRDCSSHREPVLIFGEPGLEKDNLAALIHFGSAERRESIVRIDCSKLQANGADLFGRAGGKPGLLEALGRGTLILNNTQDLPKELVGAIATLLRTQTYRPVPRPEEPQPSEKTSQARLILISEKATPALDGAVAHILKVPPLRVRKADISDQIDYYLNLVCRQRRMGRVRVSPEAIRRLQAYDFPNNLRELENLVERAVAQMVTGGTITEELIWPSQSKKKQFRLNLLNAYPQLRRFLRSPWWPDRINYGFTLWVFALVIGLLFWGPQTRDRNVALLVFWAWWWPLVLLGFPFVGRLWCAVCPFMIYGEVTQKLSQWLFPGKLRRWPRQQAERWGGWFLFGLFALILIWEEVWHLENSAYLSACLLLLITAGAMIFSALFERRFWCRYLCPIGGMNGLFAKLSMTELRAQQGTCSAECTTYQCYKGGPQKGEGQETNGCPLYSHPAQLEDNRDCVLCMTCLKACPHRSVEVNLRPPGIELWTTHVPRSYEVALMFLLLGAVYLHRLPELQARLGYTWDLSAQGGHALLSVGLLGVGAIAPLLAQLMLKLQHRLRPACKPRPFLTLAYGYLPLVWAANLAHYLRLGLDEGGRVLPVSLATVGLSGNLPVWVAHPAVIAFLQGATLLLGLLLAVWFTQKIARQPLRQLWPQHVSIFALGVSLWWLILGF; via the coding sequence ATGACTGTATCGAACTCTGTCACTTGGTTGCAGGAAAATACTTCCCTTGGCCTGCTTAGCCCCGCCAGTTTGGCTGCAGTCGCCGCCGCCATTGAGGAGCGCACTCTGCCCGCCGGTAAGACTTTGGCCGAGGCTGGGGCAGCGGCTGACGGGCTTTATATCTTGCTAGAGGGCCAGATTGAAACGCAAGGCCCCATCTCTGGAAACGTCGGCTTTTTGCCGGGAGCAATCATTAATTTAGAGGCGCTGCTGCTGGAGCAACTGGTTGAAAAAACGGTGGTGACGCTGAGCGAGGCCCGCACGGGATTTGTCAGTGCCGAGCAGGTGCAGGTCATCCTCAACCGCCATCCCGATATTCTCCAGACTTTTACTCGCCAGCTGCTAGAAGCTTTTAGGCGGCTGTCTTCTGAGCTGGACTATGAGCAGGAGCGGCAGGTAATTCTGCGGCCCTACCTGGTGGCTAAGGCCAAGCGAGGTGTGATTGGCAAGAGCCGTTATGCAGTGCGGTTGCGGCAGCAGGTGCGCGATTGCTCTAGCCACCGTGAGCCAGTCCTTATTTTTGGCGAGCCGGGTCTAGAAAAAGACAACCTGGCGGCCCTGATCCACTTTGGCTCTGCTGAGCGGCGCGAGTCGATTGTGCGAATAGACTGCTCTAAGCTTCAGGCCAATGGCGCTGATCTGTTTGGCCGAGCGGGAGGCAAGCCGGGCCTACTGGAGGCACTGGGGCGGGGCACGCTGATTCTCAACAATACGCAGGATCTGCCGAAGGAATTGGTGGGCGCGATCGCAACTCTCTTGCGCACCCAAACCTATCGCCCTGTTCCCCGCCCCGAAGAACCGCAGCCATCCGAAAAGACATCTCAGGCCCGCCTCATCTTAATCTCTGAAAAAGCGACGCCTGCCCTAGATGGCGCTGTGGCCCACATCCTCAAGGTGCCGCCCCTACGAGTGCGTAAGGCCGACATCAGCGACCAGATTGACTACTACCTCAACTTGGTCTGTCGGCAGCGGCGCATGGGGCGAGTGCGGGTGTCGCCAGAGGCGATTCGCCGCCTGCAGGCTTACGACTTTCCCAACAACCTGCGGGAGCTAGAGAACCTGGTCGAGCGGGCTGTGGCCCAAATGGTCACTGGAGGCACCATCACTGAGGAGCTGATCTGGCCCTCTCAAAGCAAGAAAAAGCAGTTTCGGCTGAATTTGCTCAATGCTTACCCCCAGCTACGGCGGTTTTTGCGGAGCCCCTGGTGGCCCGATCGGATTAACTATGGCTTTACGCTGTGGGTTTTTGCCCTGGTGATAGGGCTACTGTTTTGGGGGCCGCAAACGCGCGATCGCAATGTGGCCCTGCTAGTTTTCTGGGCCTGGTGGTGGCCCCTGGTGCTGCTGGGCTTTCCTTTTGTGGGGCGGCTTTGGTGTGCGGTTTGCCCTTTTATGATCTACGGAGAAGTTACTCAAAAGCTTTCCCAATGGCTGTTTCCAGGCAAGCTGCGGCGCTGGCCCCGGCAGCAGGCTGAGCGCTGGGGCGGCTGGTTTCTCTTTGGCCTATTTGCCCTGATTTTAATTTGGGAAGAGGTCTGGCATCTAGAAAATTCGGCCTACCTATCAGCCTGCCTGCTGCTGCTGATTACCGCTGGAGCCATGATCTTTTCGGCCCTATTTGAGCGCCGCTTTTGGTGCCGCTATCTCTGCCCGATTGGCGGCATGAACGGTCTATTTGCTAAGCTCTCGATGACCGAACTGCGGGCGCAGCAAGGCACCTGCTCAGCCGAGTGCACCACCTACCAGTGCTACAAGGGTGGCCCCCAAAAAGGAGAAGGCCAAGAAACCAATGGCTGCCCCCTCTACTCCCACCCGGCCCAGCTTGAAGATAACCGCGACTGTGTGCTCTGTATGACCTGCCTCAAAGCTTGTCCCCACCGCTCGGTGGAGGTGAACCTGCGGCCCCCCGGCATTGAGCTGTGGACAACCCACGTGCCGCGCTCCTACGAGGTGGCTTTGATGTTTCTGCTGCTGGGAGCAGTGTATCTGCATCGGCTGCCAGAGCTGCAGGCTCGCCTCGGCTATACCTGGGATCTCTCGGCTCAGGGAGGGCACGCGTTGCTGTCGGTGGGGCTGTTGGGGGTAGGTGCGATCGCACCCCTCTTGGCCCAGCTCATGCTCAAGCTCCAGCACCGGCTCCGGCCTGCCTGTAAGCCCAGACCCTTTCTCACCTTGGCCTATGGCTATCTGCCGCTGGTATGGGCAGCGAATTTAGCCCACTACCTGCGGCTGGGCCTGGATGAGGGGGGGCGAGTGCTGCCAGTTTCTCTGGCGACCGTGGGCCTCTCAGGCAACCTGCCAGTTTGGGTGGCTCACCCCGCCGTGATTGCCTTTCTCCAGGGTGCCACGCTGCTGCTAGGCCTGCTATTGGCGGTTTGGTTTACCCAAAAAATTGCCCGTCAGCCGCTGCGCCAGCTGTGGCCTCAGCATGTCAGCATATTTGCCCTAGGTGTTAGCCTTTGGTGGCTAATACTTGGCTTTTGA
- the cofH gene encoding 7,8-didemethyl-8-hydroxy-5-deazariboflavin synthase subunit CofH, with protein sequence MATAVEAILEQAVAGADISPEQGLTLLRQQDPAERGQDQPSEAIAAIRTAADRLRQRQTSDTVTYVVNRNLNYTNICEQHCSFCAFRRDSEQVGAYWLDWGVVLEKAADGVQRGATEICMQGGLNPYAKVEGSSLKYYLQLIRTIKDEFPDLHLHAFSPQEVQFIAREDGLSYKDVLLALQDGGVGSLPGTAAEVLDDEVRKVLCPEKINSATWLEIIALAHQIGLPTTSTMLSGHIETPEQQIRHLDRLRTLQRQSREAGYPTAITEFILLPFIGQEAPKPLRKRVGRDQPVLADALLLTAVARIYLGNWITNHQPSWVKLGLSGATEALRWGCNDLGGTLMEEHITSMAGAQGGTCLSVAELRGAIASLNRPAQQRDTLYNSVSISPTADTGYTDLARQSLSHSPTA encoded by the coding sequence ATGGCAACAGCGGTAGAGGCAATTCTTGAACAGGCAGTGGCCGGAGCCGATATTTCACCCGAGCAGGGGCTGACACTCCTGCGCCAGCAAGACCCGGCTGAAAGGGGTCAAGACCAGCCCTCGGAGGCCATTGCAGCCATTCGCACCGCTGCTGACAGGCTCCGTCAGCGCCAGACAAGCGATACCGTAACCTACGTCGTCAACCGCAACCTCAACTACACCAACATCTGTGAGCAGCACTGCAGCTTCTGCGCCTTTCGCCGTGACTCAGAGCAGGTAGGGGCGTACTGGCTCGACTGGGGCGTGGTGTTGGAAAAAGCGGCGGACGGTGTGCAGCGGGGCGCGACAGAGATTTGCATGCAGGGCGGGTTAAACCCCTACGCCAAAGTCGAGGGCAGCTCTCTTAAGTATTACCTACAGCTTATCCGCACGATCAAAGATGAGTTTCCCGACCTGCACCTGCACGCCTTTTCGCCGCAGGAGGTGCAGTTCATCGCCCGTGAAGACGGACTGAGCTACAAAGATGTGCTGCTGGCCCTGCAGGACGGGGGCGTTGGCTCTCTACCTGGTACCGCTGCCGAGGTGCTAGACGACGAAGTGCGCAAAGTGCTTTGCCCCGAAAAAATCAATAGCGCCACCTGGCTAGAAATCATTGCTTTAGCGCATCAGATCGGCCTGCCCACCACCAGCACAATGCTCTCAGGCCACATTGAAACCCCCGAACAGCAAATTCGCCACCTAGATCGGCTGCGGACCCTACAGCGCCAGTCCCGCGAGGCAGGGTATCCCACCGCCATTACCGAATTTATCCTGCTGCCTTTTATCGGCCAGGAAGCGCCCAAGCCCTTGAGAAAGCGGGTCGGGCGAGACCAACCCGTGCTAGCCGATGCCCTGCTACTCACAGCAGTCGCCCGCATTTATCTAGGTAACTGGATTACCAACCACCAGCCCAGCTGGGTGAAGCTGGGCCTGAGTGGGGCTACCGAAGCCCTGCGCTGGGGCTGCAACGACCTGGGCGGCACTTTGATGGAAGAGCACATTACGTCAATGGCTGGGGCGCAGGGGGGCACCTGTCTGTCAGTCGCAGAGTTGAGGGGTGCGATCGCATCTCTCAATCGCCCTGCTCAGCAGCGCGATACCCTCTATAATTCAGTTTCCATCAGCCCTACCGCCGACACTGGATACACCGACCTGGCCCGACAGTCCCTCAGCCACAGCCCCACCGCCTGA
- a CDS encoding DUF4168 domain-containing protein codes for MLRWGRRLNALALCCLLLLGQPGWAAAAEIGSDLPPAIPVKSQPDASDIPSERVSKFVQAYLAIVDLVGKWETDLQRAETETESIQLQEKIQAEAYALIEQAGLTQPEYWQLLGLANTDPDFRERVLAQVEETNL; via the coding sequence ATGCTCAGATGGGGGAGGAGGCTCAATGCGTTAGCCCTCTGTTGCCTACTGCTTCTCGGACAGCCTGGCTGGGCAGCAGCAGCGGAGATCGGCTCCGATCTACCACCTGCAATTCCGGTTAAATCTCAGCCCGATGCCAGCGACATTCCTTCGGAGCGGGTGAGCAAGTTTGTGCAGGCTTATCTGGCGATCGTTGACTTGGTTGGCAAGTGGGAAACTGACCTGCAGCGCGCCGAAACCGAAACCGAATCTATCCAGCTGCAGGAGAAGATTCAGGCCGAAGCCTACGCGCTGATTGAGCAGGCTGGTTTGACTCAGCCGGAGTATTGGCAGCTGTTGGGTCTGGCCAATACTGATCCCGACTTTCGGGAGCGGGTGCTGGCCCAGGTGGAGGAAACGAACCTTTAA
- a CDS encoding peptidylprolyl isomerase, with the protein MIQIPHWFKTAVLALGLSLASMAAGLLPGLEAFDVAQASPLPAAMTVAYLPPGNAITDGRALLRNALPIDNKEIRKIQENLEVISESLRSKRWGPIKSSVTKVEQTLSRGQAKILAAIPEDRQPTAQSYLDDLKEGLIPLREAIDNRDKEAVWTQRSTLLEDVSYLEELMVKEFPFEVPAEYSNLPQLKGRATIEFQTSKGNLVAVLDGYSAPVTAGNFLDLIQRGFYDGVEFTRAEDNYVLQTGDPAGPEDGFIDPKTKQYRAIPLEILVAGDDQPVYGSTLEDLGRFLDNPVLPFSAFGTLGMARPGNDVNGGSSQFFFFLFEPELTPAGLNLLDGRYSVFGYVVENKEVLEQLKQGDRIDKVQVLSGLENLVQPEA; encoded by the coding sequence ATGATTCAAATTCCCCACTGGTTTAAGACTGCTGTGTTGGCGCTAGGTCTCTCGCTGGCGTCTATGGCAGCCGGGCTGCTGCCTGGATTAGAAGCATTCGATGTCGCACAGGCTAGCCCTTTGCCTGCTGCCATGACGGTTGCCTACCTGCCTCCGGGCAATGCCATTACCGATGGCAGAGCGCTTCTGCGAAATGCTCTACCCATTGACAACAAAGAAATCCGCAAGATTCAGGAAAACCTGGAGGTGATCTCCGAGTCCCTGCGCAGCAAGCGCTGGGGCCCCATCAAATCCAGCGTCACTAAGGTTGAGCAAACTCTCAGCCGGGGGCAGGCCAAAATTTTAGCCGCCATTCCAGAGGACCGTCAGCCGACAGCCCAGTCGTATCTAGACGACCTTAAGGAAGGGCTCATCCCGCTGCGCGAAGCCATAGACAACCGCGACAAAGAAGCCGTTTGGACCCAGCGGTCTACCTTGCTAGAAGATGTCAGCTACCTAGAAGAGCTGATGGTGAAGGAGTTTCCCTTTGAGGTGCCAGCGGAGTACAGCAACCTGCCCCAGCTAAAAGGGCGCGCCACAATTGAGTTTCAAACCAGCAAGGGCAATCTGGTCGCTGTGTTAGACGGTTACAGTGCTCCAGTGACGGCGGGCAACTTCCTTGATCTGATCCAGCGAGGATTTTATGACGGAGTAGAGTTTACCCGAGCAGAAGACAACTACGTGCTGCAAACAGGTGATCCGGCAGGGCCTGAAGACGGCTTTATCGATCCAAAGACAAAGCAATACCGGGCGATCCCGCTGGAAATCTTGGTTGCGGGCGACGATCAGCCCGTCTATGGCAGCACCCTAGAAGACTTGGGCCGCTTCCTAGATAATCCGGTGCTGCCCTTTTCTGCTTTTGGCACCTTGGGCATGGCTCGTCCGGGCAATGATGTCAATGGCGGGTCCTCTCAGTTTTTCTTTTTCTTGTTTGAGCCAGAGCTGACTCCAGCGGGCCTGAATCTACTCGATGGCCGCTATTCGGTTTTTGGCTATGTAGTTGAAAACAAAGAGGTGCTGGAGCAGCTAAAGCAGGGCGATCGCATCGATAAGGTGCAGGTGCTCTCGGGACTGGAGAACTTGGTGCAGCCAGAGGCGTGA
- the mgtE gene encoding magnesium transporter, producing the protein MGSRSELRDLVRSQLEILLAQKNFEGAKTLLRPVQEVDIAEAIEGLPQAMQVIAFRLLPKAEAIEVYEHLGSDIQQSLIEQFRDQEALEVVENMSPDDRASLFDELPPRLVRRMLSQLSSEERRATSLLLGYQPNTAGRLMTPEFISLKADLSVAQAQERVRQKAREVEISYYLYVTDAAKRLVGTVSFRDLVLAYPDQLIGDIMGRDVVYADTDTDQEAVADLIQRYDLIALPVVDREQNLLGVITVDDALDIVQEEFTEDIYKMGGVQPAGETYFQSGLLAATSQRIPWLVILLLTNAITIFILSRHVNLLSQLISLTFFAPLLIDAGGNVGAQSSTVVIRGLSTDELRYRQPAVVVLRELLSGGLLGLLLGILGLVLVLLVLGQTPLALIVGGSMVAIAATAAAIGAALPFLFKALGFDPALMSAPFITTVVDVVGLLIYLGLAQAVLG; encoded by the coding sequence ATGGGCTCCCGCAGCGAACTGCGTGACCTGGTGCGATCGCAGCTAGAAATTCTGCTGGCTCAAAAAAACTTTGAAGGGGCCAAAACCCTGCTACGTCCAGTGCAGGAAGTGGACATTGCCGAAGCCATTGAGGGCTTGCCCCAAGCCATGCAGGTGATTGCCTTCCGGCTGCTGCCCAAAGCCGAGGCGATTGAGGTATACGAGCACCTCGGCTCTGACATTCAGCAGTCTCTGATTGAGCAGTTCCGCGATCAGGAAGCGCTGGAGGTGGTCGAGAACATGTCTCCCGACGACCGGGCCAGCCTGTTTGACGAGCTGCCGCCCCGACTGGTGCGGCGCATGCTCTCTCAACTCAGTTCGGAGGAGCGCCGCGCCACTTCACTGCTGCTGGGCTATCAACCCAATACAGCCGGTCGGCTAATGACACCTGAGTTCATTTCGCTGAAGGCGGATCTGTCAGTGGCTCAGGCCCAAGAACGAGTCCGCCAAAAAGCACGCGAGGTAGAGATTAGCTACTACCTCTATGTCACCGATGCGGCTAAGCGGCTAGTGGGCACTGTGTCGTTTCGCGATCTGGTGTTAGCCTACCCAGACCAGCTAATCGGCGACATTATGGGCCGAGATGTGGTCTATGCCGATACGGATACCGATCAGGAAGCGGTCGCTGACCTGATCCAGCGCTACGACCTGATTGCCCTGCCCGTCGTAGATCGAGAGCAAAACTTGCTGGGCGTGATCACCGTCGATGATGCTCTCGACATCGTGCAGGAAGAATTCACGGAAGACATTTACAAAATGGGCGGCGTCCAGCCTGCCGGAGAGACTTATTTCCAGAGCGGGCTGCTGGCAGCGACCAGCCAGCGGATTCCCTGGCTGGTAATCCTGCTGCTGACCAACGCCATCACGATTTTTATTCTTAGCCGTCACGTTAATTTGCTGAGCCAGCTGATCAGCCTTACCTTTTTTGCCCCGCTACTAATTGACGCCGGGGGCAATGTCGGTGCTCAGTCTTCTACTGTGGTGATTCGCGGCCTTAGTACCGATGAGCTGCGCTACCGCCAGCCTGCTGTCGTCGTGCTGCGAGAACTGCTCTCAGGCGGCCTGCTGGGCCTGCTGCTGGGCATTTTAGGGCTGGTGCTGGTGCTGCTGGTGCTGGGGCAAACGCCCTTGGCCCTGATTGTGGGGGGAAGCATGGTTGCGATCGCAGCGACTGCTGCCGCCATCGGTGCCGCCCTACCCTTCCTGTTTAAAGCCCTAGGTTTTGACCCAGCTCTCATGTCAGCGCCGTTTATCACCACAGTCGTAGATGTTGTGGGGCTGTTGATTTATTTGGGGCTGGCGCAGGCAGTTCTGGGATAG
- a CDS encoding DMT family transporter, protein MSIGLLSLVAVFGGIAIVLQSQFIGVMDKQLGTLESVFITYAGGGILVALLMLLVRGGNLRAWQTLPWYVYTSGVLGLLIVSVISYIVPRLGLATAFTLMVATQFTLGTVMDQFGFLGAEIHPLTPLKLVGTGLLFSGVVLIIR, encoded by the coding sequence GTGAGTATCGGTCTTTTGAGCCTAGTCGCTGTTTTTGGGGGAATCGCCATCGTTCTGCAAAGCCAGTTCATTGGGGTGATGGACAAGCAGCTAGGCACGTTGGAAAGCGTTTTTATCACCTATGCTGGGGGCGGTATTCTGGTGGCCCTGCTGATGCTGCTGGTTAGGGGGGGAAATCTGCGCGCATGGCAAACGCTACCCTGGTACGTCTACACATCAGGCGTGCTCGGGCTGCTAATCGTTAGCGTCATCAGCTATATCGTGCCGCGCTTGGGATTAGCTACCGCCTTCACCCTCATGGTGGCAACTCAATTTACGCTGGGTACCGTGATGGATCAATTCGGATTTTTGGGAGCAGAAATTCATCCGCTCACGCCCCTAAAGCTGGTCGGAACAGGGCTGCTGTTCTCTGGAGTTGTGCTGATTATTCGCTGA
- the accB gene encoding acetyl-CoA carboxylase biotin carboxyl carrier protein, whose protein sequence is MELNISELRELVAALNQTDIAELTLKSAEFELTLRKHSAVAAAVLPEARGSGADGGYPAAGFNGPAAAMPPAASMTNSPSTNASAAPEASPPPAKADPNLVEITSPMVGTFYRSPGPDEPPFVSVGERIRSGQTVCIIEAMKLMNELEAEIAGEVVEILVENSEPVEFGQPLMLVRQP, encoded by the coding sequence GTGGAACTGAACATTAGCGAGCTTCGGGAGCTGGTTGCAGCACTCAACCAGACTGACATTGCAGAATTGACACTCAAAAGTGCTGAGTTTGAGCTGACCCTGCGTAAACATTCTGCGGTGGCTGCTGCCGTGTTGCCCGAAGCAAGGGGTTCTGGAGCCGATGGGGGATATCCTGCCGCTGGCTTTAATGGGCCTGCTGCAGCGATGCCGCCAGCGGCTTCAATGACCAATTCACCGTCTACAAACGCATCTGCTGCCCCTGAAGCATCGCCACCCCCAGCCAAAGCCGACCCAAATCTAGTAGAAATTACCTCACCAATGGTGGGCACCTTCTACCGATCGCCGGGCCCGGATGAGCCCCCCTTTGTGTCTGTGGGTGAACGCATCCGCAGTGGCCAGACGGTCTGCATCATCGAAGCGATGAAGCTGATGAATGAGCTAGAAGCTGAGATAGCCGGAGAAGTGGTCGAAATTTTAGTGGAAAATTCTGAGCCGGTTGAGTTTGGCCAGCCGCTAATGCTAGTGCGCCAACCGTAG
- a CDS encoding LuxR C-terminal-related transcriptional regulator, whose translation MAGNETPQVHASGTLSERELQIVELVAAGLTNQEISEQLEISKRTVDNHISNILTKTATGNRVALVRWALQWGKVCIDEVNCCTLPTPETKKAAP comes from the coding sequence ATGGCGGGCAACGAGACCCCTCAAGTACACGCCAGCGGCACGCTGTCAGAACGAGAACTGCAAATCGTTGAACTGGTTGCTGCGGGACTAACCAATCAAGAAATTTCTGAACAGCTGGAGATCAGCAAACGAACGGTCGATAACCATATCAGCAACATTCTCACCAAGACGGCGACAGGCAACCGGGTGGCCTTGGTGCGCTGGGCGCTGCAGTGGGGCAAAGTCTGCATTGACGAAGTCAACTGCTGCACCCTGCCCACACCTGAAACGAAGAAAGCTGCGCCTTAA
- the pyrF gene encoding orotidine-5'-phosphate decarboxylase — MAVADRIIVPLDVASEREALALVERLPQVTFWKVGLELFVSSGPGILEQLKQRQKRIFLDLKLHDIPNTMAGACRAAARYGVDLLTVHAAAGKTALVDCLEAAQTGAADVGIQPPQIIAVTLLTSIHARALAFELKVSLELTDYALQMALLAQESGLSGVVCSPQEAAALRQVLGSEFALVCPGVRPAWAGKNDQQRSMSPADAMQAGATYLVIGRPITAAAEPAAAFEQICQEISE, encoded by the coding sequence ATGGCGGTAGCTGATCGAATTATCGTGCCTCTAGACGTGGCTTCAGAACGAGAGGCGCTGGCTTTGGTGGAGCGGCTCCCCCAAGTTACATTCTGGAAGGTGGGGCTGGAGCTGTTTGTCAGCAGCGGCCCCGGCATTTTAGAGCAGCTAAAGCAGCGGCAAAAGCGCATCTTTTTGGATCTGAAGCTGCACGACATTCCCAATACGATGGCTGGGGCCTGTCGGGCTGCAGCTCGCTATGGCGTCGACCTTCTCACAGTTCACGCAGCAGCTGGAAAAACGGCGCTGGTTGATTGCTTAGAGGCAGCCCAAACGGGGGCTGCTGACGTCGGCATTCAACCTCCCCAAATAATTGCGGTGACGCTGCTTACCAGCATTCATGCGCGCGCCTTGGCCTTTGAGCTAAAGGTGTCTCTGGAGCTAACGGACTATGCTCTGCAAATGGCGCTGCTGGCTCAGGAAAGCGGCCTCTCTGGTGTGGTTTGCTCTCCTCAAGAAGCGGCTGCCCTACGGCAGGTATTGGGATCAGAGTTTGCGCTGGTTTGCCCAGGCGTGCGGCCTGCTTGGGCCGGTAAAAACGACCAGCAGCGGTCTATGTCTCCTGCCGATGCTATGCAGGCCGGAGCGACTTACCTGGTGATTGGTCGTCCGATTACGGCTGCCGCCGAGCCGGCTGCTGCCTTTGAGCAAATTTGCCAGGAGATCAGCGAATAA